The Sabethes cyaneus chromosome 1, idSabCyanKW18_F2, whole genome shotgun sequence DNA segment TGGCAAGCTAATGAAGTAACCTAACTTTGGCGGATGTGTTAATCACTAATTACGTTAGAAAAATACCTACGTCTGACATAGTAGAACATGAATTTCATTTATTGAACCATATCTTGCAACCTGTCATTTTTTTTCAGGTTAGACGTTGTTACGTTTGTTTGAGTTCTTTCTGAATCCAAAACTCAAATTTCAATCCCAACGAAGAAAGAAGACTTTCTTGTCACTTACTCAAAAACTTACTTCTCTAGAAACACTTCGAATGTTGCCGCAACTCTTCCTATTCCCTATGAAGCAATACGTAAAGCGCTAGCAAACCAAGAATACCGTATTTTAAATTAGGATACTCATTCATATAAATCGTAATCATGCCAACATATGGTAGGAAGCCCCTAGCGCGACCAACAATGTCTTTCTTGGTTAACCACAGCTGACCGGGAGCGTACAAACCCCGGTCATCTACAGAATTGTTATCTCCTTTGGTTAAAAATTTAACTGTTCCATTGTTTTTTTCATGCAGCTTAATCACCCTGTGCACGATAGGAATGTCACGGCCCTCTATTTTAAATACGACTATCTCCCCGACACGAACTGGTTCCTCCTGGTTAGTAAGAAATAGCAAATCTCCGCTAAAACATAATCAAATCGGCATCAACAAAAAGCCTTCGAATAAAATAACACCACTTACCGATGAAAAGCTGGTTCCATGCTGCCACTAAGTACGACTACTATGGGCGACTCACTACCCGTCACCACCATCAGACCCTTCCAGATCATCAAAGCGGAGGAAACGATCATTCCGAAGCTAAGTACTTGGAAGAAAAACTATCGTATTTGCGCCGGGAGTAATCCGGTCCCCGAGAAGAAAATCGAAATGGTAGCGCTATTCAACATATTAATATTTACTGTTCCTACCTGTCTTTTATCCATTCTTTGCACATCACTCAACAATCCATCCACGCCCAGAGATTCGAGAACACCCATTTTTGAAGATATTGGCCTTTACCGCTAATCACGAAATCGATTCTTTATCCAAAGCAACGTAAACGATGGCGTGTCTCCTTTTTACAGAAAACGCGAGCAACAAATTCGATCGGCATCGGTTTGACAACTTCATACGTGTCTTTTGCGCTCAATGAGTATGAACATTAAGGTGAAAACAATAAAGAttcttatttattatttacactcaaaaaaatcgacaggtTCCATCTCAAGGTCTAATACACGCAGAAAAATCTAGAAAGAATTAACAAAAGAgagaatgtcgcaaatgtaaacaaaataagtgagagttattttttgctggaccagcataggaaaatcaaccctcactcggtttgtttacgcttgcgacattcgcccttttgttaattctattttCAAATGATGATACATTccaagtagctggcaggcagccatgtttttgatGCCACCATattagcgttagcgtaaacgagatatcatatattcgccactcttcacacaagttagctcttcagctgtcagtggggaCCACTAgaaataaagcattgcacgcagatgtcagtgcgtttttttcctcccaggtttgacagtgttgtggggtttgttttgattacttattcataagacccagaagcaaaaaactgcaaaaagggcaaaaatatatgttgtacagaactgttatcattttcctgcttcggaaaagtcggatATTTCCGGTTTTCGCAAACAAGTGGGaccaattacaagtaataaacccactagcaataaaattaggttacaaagggaatcaaaacaaaacacacaaaaacgtcaaaccagagttgaggttaggcaccgtgcaaaggtttatactcagaggtgagagatacgcggaagcagccatcttgggagacaatcgagcagcgagaattgtcaaaagggagccaatcgaacacgcatactgtttgcttaaatatttgattaacaagtattgaaatagttatcaaaatctacttaagctattgtcacgcaccttgaatattatattcggagacagtgtgtataaagctttgcaatgcatttacaccttttacactgattaagttgaaagcTAGGGGTTTCGAGTAAGGCGTataggtgcgtagtaatcagtgattacttttgtaatcatttacgaattaattaggtaatcaatggcaatcagtagagtaatcaatgataatcttaagtaatcattggtaatcatgattaatttatagtaaacACAAGAGCTTGATTACTgataatcagaggtaatcagtaaagcaATCAAAAGTAATTTTTAGAATAACTTTGTTTGCCGAACAACAGCTCCcgaatatagttactatatataaagttcggcggatacaaaaatcgggagccaaataaacgtcaaaagcggaaccaaacgtttttcaaaattcgaattgtggGACTAGTGTTAATAAACacattttattttcatagaactagtcattttcaacacccactagcgattatttttccgaaaaaacctgcacatttctccataatttcaaatttaatttcaaaaatcagagttgccaattcgcctggttttctatccgccgaactatatatatataattctaaactcgaaaattccatacaattttgacattcaagttgtcacatagcccaataagcgaacgcccaattaacgaactgcccaattaacgaaccaccaattaacgaaactttgctgtatatatatatatatatatatatatatatatatatatatatatatatatatatatatatatatatatatatatatatatatatatatatatatatatatacgtgctaccacaaacaaacagacataacactcgttttccattcttcgtaccgattaaaccttcatttcaaatttgggcttacttgggaatgtctccgtttagGTCCCAGTAAACcgtttggtttgtatatctcgattgcaactgagatatacgaaatcatatctgaacgaaaaagttatatttcacgccatataagaacatatatgtaccaaagtggaggcgatattcgtgcgaaaatttcgacaattatttgtaattctattttgcgtagtttttataacacgcaactaaatactcctgaatatatgattaagatataatcaaatattgcaatcgtctatactgctttataattcacagtcatgaattgtatatgaagacacgcacgactacaaaacaacttattgttcacttcgatttgacatactctaaccattatacaattccaatgtgaaattgacatgaaaacgatttaatgtgaactttctattacgattttgtgttatctggggtcaaagtggcgctttttgacgaaagaaggggaattcgccataaaaaatacttgctgctTTGAGGAATactccccaggtaaccaataagcattaaaataagcagtaaatcagtcgtttattagcatccctggcgttttatactgcaggttgttgtttatcagctttttgactgcataattgttgtaaattggcatgcacaattctatttaagttcttcttgttggtaactagctgcaaataagcattgtcagcactataagagggctagcagtaaagtagccgcatattttgccaaaatagcatttaggtaGCATTTAAGAGTAGAATcattatatatagaatgccagtgtcgctgtttttctacaggactcattgtggtaaacatgatgctaacaatctgtatcaagtctgtggatcgggaacttcattgtcaaagttgctcattgttatttatctgttctttatctgtgcgctggttggtgctgttaTTAGTGCGCTCAtcggtgtgttttcatgccagtgaaatgtttttaaacgttctttttcttttcgtccggataaattgaatcccacaactgtgcctcttgcaccgattttttcagaaatcggaagcaagcgaagtttccaattacattacttggcagccatatttgaaattttaaactggttgtcaaagtttgacaatgagattccccttttgatgaatctcaggcacacacacatatgcatatataatgtaaatacattatctgaacatgtgtgatgtttaccacgcgcactgcagcgacactggcattctatatatattgattatactcatttaaggcaacttaaatgcttattggcttgcttttaaattgcattggaaatgcctattggttacttgggtcctgttgctatttgatatttgggaatgtttgtcatagatggtgctagtgttcaggctaaatgtgaggtacgataatttttgttgatttttcttccagaagttatgtctgtttgactgtggtgctagacaagcataaaatattcttataactt contains these protein-coding regions:
- the LOC128743084 gene encoding signal peptidase complex catalytic subunit SEC11A codes for the protein MGVLESLGVDGLLSDVQRMDKRQFFFQVLSFGMIVSSALMIWKGLMVVTGSESPIVVVLSGSMEPAFHRGDLLFLTNQEEPVRVGEIVVFKIEGRDIPIVHRVIKLHEKNNGTVKFLTKGDNNSVDDRGLYAPGQLWLTKKDIVGRARGFLPYVGMITIYMNEYPNLKYGILGLLALYVLLHRE